The stretch of DNA GATGACCACCGACGCGGGCACGACGGATCCACCGGACGCGGGACGGCCTGCCATGGACACGCCGGGCGCCGGGCGCCCGGACGCGGGCCGGACCGGTCTGTCGGGGCAGGCCTGGACCGACATCGCCGGCCGGCCGCTCGTCCTGGTGCCGGTGGGGTCCTTCGAGCAGCACGGGCCGCACCTGCCCCTGGTCACCGACACCACGGTCGCGGTCGCGGTGGCCGAGGGGGCGGCGCGGCTCCTTCTGCGGCGGCGTCCCGCCGAGCCGGTCCTGGTCGCGCCGCCCCTCACCTACACCGCCAGCGGTGAGCACCAGTCGTTCGCGGGCACGATCTCCATCGGCGGGCCGGTCCTGCACCTGGTGCTGGTCGAGCTGATCCGCTCGCTGTCCACCTGGGCCGGCCCGGTGGTGTTCGTCAACGCCCACGGCGGCAACCTGCGCGGCCTCACCGACGCCGTCACCCAGCTGCGCGAGGAACGGCACGACGTGGCGTGGGTGCCGTGCGCCGCCACTGACGCCACCGACGCTGCCGGCGCCGGTGCCGGTGCCGGGGCCGGGGACGCGCACGCCGGGTTCACCGAGACCTCGCTCATGCTCCACCTGGCACCCGACCAGGTCGACATGACCCGGGCCGCCGCCGGCAACACCACCTCCCTCGACGAGCTGCTGCCCGCCCTCGTCACCGGCGGGCTGGCCGCCGTGGCCCCGTCCGGCGTGCTCGGCGACCCGACCGCCGCCACCGCCCAGGACGGCGAACGCATCCTCCGGCGGATGGTCGAAGACGTGTGCGAGCTGATCCACCACGGCGAGGCCAACGCCGACGGGCGCCTGCGCCCGCCCCGGCCCGCGGCCGTGCGGCCGTGAGCGCGCGACCGTGACCGCGGGACCCGGCTCCGGGCGCGTCGTCCTGGTGACCGGTGCCGCCCGCGGCATCGGCGCCGCGACCGTGCGCGCCCTGTGCCGGCAGGGCCACCGCGTCGTCGCCGTGGACAGCTGCGCCGGCGACGCCCCGGCGGACCTGCCGGGCGTCGCCTACCCGCTGGCGAACCGGGACGAGCTGGAATCGCTGCGCGACGAGGCCCCCGACCAGGTGCTCACCGTGATCGCCGACGTGCGGGACCGCGCCGCGCTCGACGCCGCGGCGCGCACGGCGGTCGAACGCCTCGGGCGGCTGGACGCCGCCGTGGCCGCCGCCGCAGTGATCATCGGGGGGCGGCCGGTGTGGGAGACCCCGGCCGCGCACGTCCAGTCGCTGTGGGACGTCGACGCCCTGGGTGTCTGGAACACCGCCGCGGCCTGCGTGCCGCACATGCTGGCCGGTCCCGACCCCTCCGGCTGCCGGTTCGTCGCCGTCGCCTCGGCCGCCGGGACCCGCGGCCTGTTCCACCTGACCGGCTACAACATGGTCAAGCACGCGGTCATCGGCCTCGTGCGGGGGCTGGCCGCCGACCTGACCGGGACCGGGGTCGCCGCCATCGCGGTCTCCCCCGGTTCGACCCGCACCCCGATGCTGGCGGCCACGGCCGCGCTGTACGAGCTCGACGACGTCGAGCACTTCACCGCCTCACAGCTCACCGGACGGCTGATCGACCCCGCCGAGGTCGCCGAGACCATCGCGTTCTGCTGCTCCGTCGCCGGGGGTGTCCTCACCGGCTCCGTGGTCAGCGCCGAAGGCGGGTTCCGCGGGTGAGCACCCGGCTTCCGCCCGGTCTCGTCGTCGAGCTCGGCCGCCACGTCCGCGTGTACGACGGCGGCCGGACGCTGGTCGGCGGCGCGC from Parafrankia discariae encodes:
- the mftE gene encoding mycofactocin biosynthesis peptidyl-dipeptidase MftE, whose translation is MDTPGAGRPDAGRTGLSGQAWTDIAGRPLVLVPVGSFEQHGPHLPLVTDTTVAVAVAEGAARLLLRRRPAEPVLVAPPLTYTASGEHQSFAGTISIGGPVLHLVLVELIRSLSTWAGPVVFVNAHGGNLRGLTDAVTQLREERHDVAWVPCAATDATDAAGAGAGAGAGDAHAGFTETSLMLHLAPDQVDMTRAAAGNTTSLDELLPALVTGGLAAVAPSGVLGDPTAATAQDGERILRRMVEDVCELIHHGEANADGRLRPPRPAAVRP
- a CDS encoding mycofactocin-coupled SDR family oxidoreductase produces the protein MTAGPGSGRVVLVTGAARGIGAATVRALCRQGHRVVAVDSCAGDAPADLPGVAYPLANRDELESLRDEAPDQVLTVIADVRDRAALDAAARTAVERLGRLDAAVAAAAVIIGGRPVWETPAAHVQSLWDVDALGVWNTAAACVPHMLAGPDPSGCRFVAVASAAGTRGLFHLTGYNMVKHAVIGLVRGLAADLTGTGVAAIAVSPGSTRTPMLAATAALYELDDVEHFTASQLTGRLIDPAEVAETIAFCCSVAGGVLTGSVVSAEGGFRG